One part of the Sardina pilchardus chromosome 5, fSarPil1.1, whole genome shotgun sequence genome encodes these proteins:
- the LOC134079913 gene encoding organic cation/carnitine transporter 2-like: protein MVDYDETTAFLGVWGQFQQIVFFVLCFSTIPNGFSAFSVIFLAASPPHHCRIPEVNLTQAWRTAIIPYETVGGRAQQSMCSRYRLDVVKNYSDRGLVPGLDVNVTDIEEETCLDGWSYSTDIYQSTIVTEFDLVCGQRWKESFTSSVYFIGVLCGSFFSGQLSDWCGRKPVLFVTMMIQTIFTFVQVFSTSWEMFSVLFFIVGMGQISNYVAAFVLGAEILSGSVRVLYSSLGVCLFFAIGYMMLPLIAFYIRGWRMLLVALSVPGLIYIPLWWLIPESPRWLLSRGRVQEAEAILRDAARRNKVVAPEVIFMEVEDESSKASVKYNFLDLLRVTKIRNVTLILFLVWITLSMGYFGLSLNTSRLHGDPYINCLISAAIEIPAYLISWLSVHFLPRRLSCMTSMVLAGAALYSVQIAPADLPTAARALELLGKFGIATGTALMFVYTGELYPTVIRNTALGACAMVSRVGSTVAPYLFYLSEYHPVLPHMVLGSLCVVSGAATFLLPESFRRPLPETVEEMLQRERIKCSCFSKEEDPNQKLPVKITNKVLLEVKL, encoded by the exons ATGGTGGACTATGATGAAACCACTGCTTTCTTAGGGGTGTGGGGACAGTTTCAGCAGATTGTGTTCTTTGTTCTCTGTTTCAGTACAATCCCCAATGGATTCAGTGCCTTTTCAGTTATATTCTTGGCAGCTTCACCACCCCACCACTGCCGCATCCCTGAGGTGAACCTGACCCAGGCATGGAGGACAGCCATCATCCCGTACGAGACGGTGGGCGGGCGGGCGCAACAGAGTATGTGCAGCAGGTACAGACTGGATGTGGTGAAGAACTACTCTGACCGAGGCCTCGTCCCAGGACTGGATGTCAACGTCACAGACATCGAAGAGGAGACATGCTTGGATGGATGGAGCTACAGCACAGATATCTACCAGTCAACCATCGTCACAGAG TTTGACCTTGTTTGTGGTCAACGCTGGAAGGAGTCGTTCACCTCCTCTGTCTACTTCATTGGTGTCTTATGTGGGTCCTTCTTTTCTGGACAACTGTCAGACTG GTGTGGAAGGAAACCAGTACTTTTCGTGACAATGATGATCCAAACAATATTCACATTTGTTCAGGTTTTTTCCACATCCTGGGAAATGTTCTCTGTCCTTTTCTTCATTGTAGGGATGGGACAAATATCAAATTATGTGGCAGCTTTTGTCTTGG GTGCAGAGATTCTGTCTGGTTCTGTGAGAGTCCTCTACTCCTCACTCGGCGTCTGCCTCTTCTTTGCCATCGGCTACATGATGCTGCCCCTGATCGCATTTTACATACGTGGCTGGAGGATGCTCTTGGTTGCCCTGTCTGTCCCTGGACTGATCTATATCCCCCTCTGGTG GTTGATTCCTGAGTCTCCTCGGTGGCTTCTGTCTCGGGGCAGAGTGCAAGAGGCGGAGGCCATACTGAGGGACGCAGCCAGGAGGAACAAAGTGGTTGCTCCAGAGGTCATCTTCATGGAG gtAGAAGATGAATCCTCTAAAGCCTCAGTGAAATATAATTTTCTGGATCTCCTGAGAGTGACCAAAATCAGAAATGTAACACTCATTCTATTTTTAGTCTG GATTACTCTGAGTATGGGTTATTTTGGCCTGTCTCTGAACACATCTCGTCTCCATGGGGACCCTTATATCAACTGTCTCATTTCCGCCGCCATCGAAATTCCCGCTTACCTCATCAGCTGGCTGTCCGTGCACTTCCTCCCCAGGAGGCTCTCCTGTATGACTAGCATGGTGCTAGCAGGGGCCGCTCTCTACTCTGTACAGATAGCACCGGCAG ATTTGCCAACAGCTGCAAGGGCTCTGGAGTTGCTGGGTAAGTTTGGGATAGCCACTGGAACAGCCCTGATGTTTGTCTACACCGGCGAGTTGTACCCTACGGTGATCAGGAACACTGCATTGGGCGCCTGTGCCATGGTGTCTCGCGTGGGCAGCACCGTCGCTCCCTACCTCTTCTATTTAA GTGAATATCATCCAGTCCTCCCTCACATGGTTTTGGGCAGTCTGTGTGTCGTGTCTGGAGCGGCCACGTTCCTACTGCCCGAGAGCTTCAGAAGGCCTCTGCCAGAGACCGTAGAGGAGATGCTTCAAAGGGAGCG GATCAAATGTTCATGCTTTTCCAAAGAAGAGGATCCAAATCAGAAGTTGCCAGTCAAGATCACAAATAAAGTCTTGTTGGAAGTCAAACTATAA